One part of the Marinobacterium rhizophilum genome encodes these proteins:
- the cpsG gene encoding phosphomannomutase CpsG yields the protein MTKLTCFKAYDIRGRLGDELNEDVVYRIGRAFAQQFAPRSVVVGGDIRETSEALKMALSRGLQDGGVDVVDIGMVGTEEIYFATVHLGLDGGVEVTASHNPIDYNGLKLVREGSRPISGDTGLKEMQLMAEAQDWPAAPAKRGDYSQLDLKDAYAAKMLSYIDVTALKPLKLVVNAGNGAAGPALDAIERQLQAAGAPIEFIKVHHAPDASFPNGIPNPILPENRAQTADVVIAEGADMGIAWDGDFDRCFLFDENGQFIEGYYIVGLLAEAFLHKQSGARVIHDPRLTWNTIDLVESAGGVPVLSKTGHAFIKERMRLEDAVYGGEMSAHHYFRDFAYCDSGMIPWLLVAELLSNKGQPLSELVAERIAAFPSSGEINSKLADPVAAIARVRAAYEPQALSVDETDGISIEFAQWRFNLRSSNTEPVVRLNVESRADQALMQEKTAEILELLLR from the coding sequence GTGACAAAACTGACCTGTTTCAAGGCGTATGACATCCGGGGTCGCCTGGGCGACGAGCTGAACGAAGACGTGGTGTACCGTATCGGGCGCGCCTTTGCGCAGCAGTTTGCACCGCGCTCGGTGGTGGTGGGCGGTGATATCCGTGAAACATCGGAAGCCCTGAAAATGGCATTGTCGCGCGGCCTGCAGGATGGCGGTGTGGATGTGGTCGATATCGGCATGGTCGGTACCGAGGAAATCTATTTCGCCACCGTGCACCTGGGTCTGGATGGGGGTGTCGAAGTGACCGCGTCCCATAACCCGATCGACTACAACGGCCTCAAGCTGGTGCGCGAGGGCAGCCGGCCCATCTCGGGAGATACCGGCCTCAAGGAAATGCAGCTTATGGCCGAAGCGCAGGACTGGCCGGCGGCGCCTGCGAAACGGGGCGACTACAGCCAGCTGGATCTCAAGGATGCCTATGCCGCGAAGATGCTGTCCTATATCGATGTCACGGCGTTGAAACCGCTCAAACTGGTGGTCAATGCCGGCAACGGTGCCGCCGGTCCCGCGCTGGATGCCATTGAACGCCAGCTGCAGGCTGCGGGCGCACCGATTGAATTTATCAAGGTGCACCATGCGCCGGACGCCAGTTTCCCCAACGGTATCCCCAACCCGATTCTGCCGGAAAACCGTGCCCAGACCGCCGATGTCGTGATCGCCGAGGGCGCCGACATGGGGATTGCCTGGGACGGCGATTTCGACCGCTGCTTCCTGTTCGACGAAAATGGCCAGTTCATCGAGGGTTACTACATCGTCGGCCTGCTGGCCGAGGCCTTCCTGCACAAGCAGTCCGGCGCCCGCGTTATTCATGATCCGCGCCTGACCTGGAACACCATCGATCTGGTGGAAAGCGCCGGCGGTGTGCCGGTGCTGTCCAAAACCGGTCACGCCTTTATCAAGGAGCGCATGCGGCTTGAAGATGCGGTCTACGGCGGCGAAATGAGTGCCCACCACTACTTCCGTGACTTTGCCTACTGCGACAGCGGCATGATTCCCTGGCTGCTGGTGGCGGAGCTGCTGAGCAACAAGGGACAGCCTCTGTCCGAACTCGTGGCCGAGCGTATCGCGGCCTTCCCGAGCTCCGGCGAGATCAACAGCAAGCTGGCGGATCCGGTTGCTGCCATTGCGCGCGTGCGTGCGGCCTACGAGCCCCAGGCGCTGTCGGTGGACGAGACCGACGGCATCAGCATCGAGTTTGCACAGTGGCGCTTTAATCTTCGCAGCTCCAATACCGAGCCGGTGGTGCGCCTTAACGTGGAGAGTCGTGCCGACCAGGCGCTGATGCAGGAAAAGACCGCGGAAATACTCGAGCTGCTGCTGCGCTAG
- a CDS encoding DnaJ domain-containing protein, with protein MNPFGLIILSAVALAGMLWIQSRPPQLRERAKWQLVIILSALFLLYLSVTGRLHWLGALMAVLLPFSRRLIPLLRYLPFLHQLYRRRQQQQPRGGNRSRVQSAILEMSLDHDTGAMHGTVLQGPLSGQTLDGLSETQFIELLQYCREHDQESTQLLEAYLDKRFGDSWREDDPGAGKDSHTNQAGPLSEAEAYDILGLEPGASESDVISAHRRLIQKLHPDRGGSNYLAARINEAKDRLLS; from the coding sequence TTGAACCCCTTCGGCCTGATTATTCTGAGTGCGGTTGCCCTGGCGGGCATGCTGTGGATCCAGTCTCGCCCGCCCCAGCTGCGCGAGCGCGCCAAGTGGCAGCTGGTCATCATTCTGAGCGCCCTGTTCCTGCTCTACCTGAGCGTCACGGGGCGGTTGCACTGGCTCGGCGCCCTGATGGCGGTCCTGCTGCCATTCAGTCGGCGGCTGATACCACTGTTGCGCTACCTGCCATTTCTGCACCAGCTGTACCGGCGACGCCAGCAGCAACAGCCCCGCGGTGGCAACCGCTCGCGCGTGCAAAGCGCCATTCTGGAAATGAGCCTGGACCACGACACCGGTGCCATGCACGGTACCGTGCTGCAGGGTCCGTTGAGCGGCCAGACGCTGGACGGCCTGAGCGAAACCCAGTTCATCGAACTGCTGCAGTATTGCCGCGAACATGACCAGGAATCGACCCAGCTACTGGAGGCCTATCTCGACAAGCGTTTTGGCGACAGCTGGCGTGAGGACGACCCCGGTGCCGGCAAGGACAGCCATACCAACCAGGCAGGGCCTCTGAGCGAAGCTGAAGCCTACGACATTCTCGGCCTCGAACCCGGCGCCAGCGAAAGCGACGTTATCAGCGCCCACCGCCGCCTGATCCAAAAGCTCCACCCCGACCGGGGCGGCAGCAACTACCTGGCCGCACGCATCAACGAAGCAAAAGACCGCCTGCTCAGCTAA
- a CDS encoding VWA domain-containing protein produces the protein MGDDTKSLSQRSSHREIDQFLNRLAKVPSGGGGRLVFALDATASREPTWDHACQLQSEMFEQTRSLGGLSVQLCYYRGYREFHATDWLCNTDRLMHQMNAVRCLGGHTQIARLLTHVRSETRLKKVQAAIFIGDCVEEPVDDLCALAGELGLLQVPVFIFHEGNDSTAERAFRHISQLTGGAYCQFDQHSPQLMRELLGAIAVYASGGHRALEDFSQGKSAALLRLTRQLRN, from the coding sequence ATGGGTGACGATACAAAATCCCTCAGCCAACGCTCTAGCCACCGGGAAATCGACCAGTTCTTGAACCGGCTGGCCAAGGTTCCATCCGGCGGCGGCGGCCGGCTGGTGTTCGCCCTGGATGCCACCGCCAGTCGCGAACCGACCTGGGACCATGCCTGCCAGCTGCAGAGTGAAATGTTCGAACAGACCCGCAGCCTCGGCGGGCTCTCCGTCCAGTTATGCTACTATCGCGGCTACCGCGAGTTTCATGCCACGGACTGGCTATGCAATACCGACCGCCTGATGCATCAGATGAATGCCGTGCGCTGCCTCGGCGGCCACACCCAGATTGCCAGGCTGCTCACCCATGTCCGCAGCGAGACCCGCCTGAAGAAGGTGCAGGCGGCGATTTTTATCGGCGACTGCGTGGAAGAGCCCGTGGACGATCTCTGTGCACTTGCCGGCGAACTGGGCCTGCTGCAGGTGCCCGTCTTTATCTTCCACGAAGGCAACGACAGCACGGCAGAGCGGGCCTTCAGGCACATCAGCCAGCTGACAGGCGGTGCCTATTGCCAGTTCGATCAGCACAGTCCACAGTTAATGCGCGAGCTGCTGGGCGCCATCGCCGTGTACGCCTCCGGCGGGCACCGGGCGCTGGAGGATTTCAGCCAGGGCAAGAGCGCGGCACTGCTACGCCTCACCAGGCAGCTTCGAAACTAG
- a CDS encoding GNAT family N-acyltransferase: protein MQLNVEQVVTQKFPAFVAKPAPVKRSTLFCLRRLVREREINHFLTEHSASTGFEFIDRVLDHFNFSYSLSHQHRMNIPATGRVLIVANHPLGALDGLALLKLVGEIRRDVRIVANDVLSSVDPLQSLLLPVDTLGKATRKRDISRITQALQDDQAVIVFPAGEVSRAGLTGIRDGKWNSGFLHFARKANAPVLPVFVGGKNSSLFYSISALNRSLSTLLLPREMFNKRSVTIDVRIGEPIAFSQIDALPLSSREKARILKKHLYRIARNKSPLFITERTIDHPQDRSSLKRELKASELLGETADGKKIYLFDYRPDSAVMREVGRLREVAFRSVGEGTGEKRDLDRYDRHYRHLILWDEDDLEIAGAYRLAETSGLGNNDSSLYSASLFRYNDAMEPILARGIELGRSFVQPRYWGRRSLDYLWYGIGAYLRRHPDIRYLFGPVSLSNSYPKAARDLIVWFYSHYFADSANLARSLSPFTIDAASREHLGQLFSGTDYKTDFCVLKEQLEFMGVSVPTLYKQYSDVCEDGGVRFLDFGVDAAFNYCVDGLVLVDLDYLKPRKRERYLGQATAAPLSTKPASPARPSQATAQRRLTETRPGYVNF, encoded by the coding sequence ATGCAGCTGAACGTCGAACAGGTCGTTACCCAGAAGTTTCCCGCCTTTGTTGCCAAGCCAGCACCGGTAAAACGCTCCACCCTGTTCTGCCTGCGCCGCCTGGTGCGCGAGCGGGAGATTAACCACTTCCTCACCGAGCACAGCGCCAGTACGGGCTTCGAATTTATCGACAGGGTTCTGGACCACTTCAATTTCAGCTATTCCCTGAGTCATCAGCACCGCATGAATATCCCGGCCACCGGCCGCGTCCTGATCGTGGCTAACCATCCGCTGGGCGCGCTCGACGGCCTTGCGCTGCTCAAACTGGTAGGGGAAATACGCCGCGATGTGCGTATCGTTGCCAATGACGTGCTGTCCAGCGTCGACCCGCTGCAGTCACTGCTGCTGCCCGTGGACACCCTTGGCAAGGCAACCCGCAAGCGGGACATCAGCCGCATCACCCAGGCCCTGCAGGACGACCAGGCGGTGATCGTGTTCCCCGCCGGCGAAGTATCCCGCGCCGGCCTGACCGGCATCCGCGACGGTAAATGGAACAGCGGTTTCCTGCACTTTGCCCGCAAGGCCAATGCTCCTGTTCTGCCCGTCTTCGTGGGCGGCAAGAACTCATCGCTGTTCTACAGCATCTCGGCGCTCAACCGCTCGCTCTCGACCCTGCTGCTGCCACGCGAGATGTTCAACAAGCGGTCGGTCACTATCGATGTGCGTATCGGCGAACCCATCGCGTTCAGCCAGATCGATGCCCTGCCGCTGTCTAGCCGCGAAAAGGCACGCATCCTGAAAAAACACCTCTACCGCATTGCCCGCAACAAGTCACCGCTGTTCATTACCGAAAGGACCATTGATCACCCGCAGGATCGCAGCAGCCTCAAGCGGGAGCTCAAGGCCTCTGAGCTGCTGGGGGAAACCGCGGACGGCAAGAAAATCTACCTGTTCGACTACCGCCCGGACTCCGCCGTCATGCGTGAAGTGGGGCGCCTGCGCGAGGTTGCCTTTCGCAGCGTTGGCGAGGGTACCGGCGAAAAACGGGACCTGGACCGTTATGACCGCCACTACCGCCACCTGATCCTGTGGGACGAGGACGACCTCGAAATTGCCGGTGCCTACCGGCTGGCGGAAACATCCGGCCTTGGCAACAACGACAGCAGCCTCTACAGTGCCAGCCTGTTTCGCTACAACGACGCCATGGAGCCGATACTTGCCCGCGGTATCGAACTGGGCCGCAGCTTCGTGCAGCCGCGTTACTGGGGGCGTCGCAGCCTGGACTACCTCTGGTACGGTATTGGTGCCTACCTGCGACGCCACCCTGACATTCGCTACCTGTTCGGTCCGGTCAGCCTGAGCAACAGCTACCCCAAAGCTGCACGGGACCTGATCGTCTGGTTCTACAGTCACTATTTTGCCGATAGCGCCAACCTTGCCCGCTCCCTGAGCCCCTTCACCATAGACGCCGCGAGCCGTGAGCACCTCGGCCAGCTGTTCAGTGGCACCGACTACAAGACCGACTTTTGCGTACTTAAGGAGCAACTGGAATTCATGGGTGTATCGGTACCGACCCTGTACAAGCAGTACAGCGATGTCTGTGAAGACGGCGGCGTGCGTTTCCTCGATTTCGGTGTCGATGCGGCCTTCAACTACTGTGTCGACGGCCTGGTACTGGTGGACCTGGATTACCTCAAGCCTCGCAAGCGCGAGCGCTACCTGGGCCAGGCGACAGCCGCCCCTCTGTCTACCAAGCCGGCGAGCCCAGCCAGGCCCAGCCAGGCCACAGCACAGCGTCGCCTGACCGAAACCCGGCCGGGCTACGTCAACTTTTAG
- the dinB gene encoding DNA polymerase IV, with protein sequence MRDNPTLRGIPLAVGGRADQRGVVATCNYEARAFGIHSAMSTARALALCPELKVVRGNMEKYREVSARIMAIYADYAQLIEPLSLDEAYLDVTGTQRCRGSATLVAEEIRQRVFDEVGIRVSAGVAPNKFLAKVASDWNKPDGLFVLRPEQVEAFVKALPVKRLHGVGAKTAQKLERMGVHSCADLRAQGEAVLVSRFGRFGQRLWELAWGQDERPVRISRERKSVSVEHTYAEDLPDLAACINALPVLLDSLAGRYARLSRPADIAGAVVKLKFHDFSQTTVEQATRASSSQAPDSGLYARLLQEAFGRGNRPVRLIGVGYRLSEQTDSSQPDQLALF encoded by the coding sequence ATGCGCGACAATCCGACATTGCGCGGTATCCCCCTGGCGGTGGGTGGGCGCGCCGATCAGCGCGGCGTCGTGGCCACCTGCAATTACGAGGCGCGGGCCTTTGGTATCCATTCCGCCATGTCCACGGCCAGGGCCCTGGCGCTCTGTCCGGAGCTTAAGGTCGTGCGTGGCAATATGGAAAAATACCGTGAGGTCTCTGCCCGTATCATGGCGATTTACGCCGACTATGCGCAGCTGATTGAACCGCTGTCCCTGGACGAGGCCTACCTGGACGTGACCGGAACACAGCGCTGCCGGGGCAGCGCGACCCTGGTGGCGGAGGAAATCCGCCAGCGTGTCTTCGACGAGGTCGGCATCCGGGTGTCGGCCGGTGTGGCGCCGAACAAGTTTCTGGCCAAGGTCGCCAGTGACTGGAACAAGCCCGACGGCCTTTTCGTGCTGCGCCCCGAGCAGGTGGAAGCCTTTGTGAAGGCGTTGCCGGTCAAGCGGTTGCACGGCGTGGGTGCCAAAACCGCCCAGAAACTCGAACGCATGGGGGTGCACAGCTGCGCGGATCTTCGGGCGCAGGGTGAGGCGGTACTGGTCAGCCGCTTCGGGCGCTTTGGTCAGCGCCTGTGGGAGCTGGCCTGGGGCCAGGATGAGCGGCCGGTGCGCATCAGCCGCGAGCGCAAGTCCGTGAGCGTCGAGCACACCTATGCTGAGGATCTGCCGGACCTGGCGGCCTGTATCAATGCACTGCCTGTGCTGCTGGACTCCCTTGCAGGGCGCTATGCCAGGCTGTCACGCCCGGCGGATATTGCGGGCGCCGTGGTCAAGCTGAAGTTCCATGATTTCAGTCAGACCACTGTTGAACAGGCGACCCGGGCATCGTCCAGCCAGGCGCCGGATAGCGGCCTGTACGCGCGGCTGTTACAGGAGGCGTTTGGCCGCGGCAACCGGCCGGTACGGCTGATCGGTGTCGGCTATCGTCTCAGCGAGCAGACAGACAGCAGCCAGCCTGATCAGCTGGCGCTGTTCTGA
- a CDS encoding HopJ type III effector protein, producing the protein MDLDTFLSKIGQDDSLDFKHCMEVIQAHYDYQATGFTNGTVRNEAGQNEGSCKIFSFAKLNGLDEARTLACFGNFYLDVVKSPQGTDHANIRAFMASGWDGVAFDSDALTRKG; encoded by the coding sequence ATGGATCTGGATACATTTCTCAGCAAGATCGGGCAGGACGACAGCCTGGATTTCAAACACTGCATGGAGGTCATTCAGGCCCACTATGATTACCAGGCCACCGGCTTCACCAATGGTACGGTGCGCAACGAAGCCGGGCAGAACGAAGGCAGCTGCAAGATTTTTTCCTTTGCCAAGCTCAACGGCCTGGATGAAGCCCGGACACTGGCCTGCTTTGGCAACTTCTACCTTGATGTAGTGAAGTCCCCCCAGGGTACCGATCACGCGAATATCCGCGCCTTTATGGCCAGCGGCTGGGACGGCGTGGCGTTTGATAGCGACGCCCTGACCCGCAAGGGCTGA
- a CDS encoding amino acid ABC transporter ATP-binding protein, whose protein sequence is MTEPHIKQAGLAVELRNLNKWYGDFHVLKNINLEVQKGERIVICGPSGSGKSTMIRCINRLEEHQQGDIIVNGVQLTEDLKKIENIRRDVGMVFQHFNLFPHLTVLENCALAPIWVNKESRKAAEVNAMKYLERVRIPEQAKKFPGQLSGGQQQRVAIARSLCMNPDVMLFDEPTSALDPEMIKEVLDVMIELAQEGMTMLCVTHEMGFAKTVANRVIFMDAGQIIEENNPHEFFDNPQHERTQLFLSQILQH, encoded by the coding sequence ATGACTGAACCACACATCAAGCAGGCTGGCCTGGCCGTCGAGCTACGCAACCTCAACAAGTGGTACGGCGATTTTCATGTACTGAAAAATATCAACCTGGAGGTGCAGAAAGGCGAGCGTATCGTCATTTGCGGCCCATCCGGCTCCGGCAAGTCCACCATGATCCGCTGCATCAACCGGCTGGAAGAGCACCAGCAGGGCGACATCATCGTCAATGGCGTGCAGCTGACCGAGGACCTGAAAAAAATCGAGAATATCCGCCGTGACGTCGGCATGGTATTCCAGCATTTCAACCTGTTCCCTCACCTCACTGTGCTCGAAAACTGCGCACTGGCGCCTATCTGGGTCAACAAGGAGTCACGCAAGGCAGCCGAGGTCAACGCCATGAAGTACCTCGAGCGCGTACGCATCCCCGAACAGGCAAAGAAATTCCCCGGGCAACTGTCCGGCGGTCAGCAGCAGCGCGTGGCCATTGCCCGCAGCCTGTGCATGAATCCCGATGTCATGCTGTTCGATGAACCCACCTCGGCGCTGGACCCGGAGATGATCAAGGAAGTGCTGGATGTCATGATCGAACTGGCCCAGGAGGGCATGACCATGCTCTGCGTGACCCACGAAATGGGCTTTGCCAAAACCGTGGCCAACCGCGTGATTTTCATGGACGCCGGGCAGATTATCGAGGAAAACAACCCCCATGAGTTCTTCGACAATCCGCAGCATGAAAGGACCCAGCTGTTTCTGAGCCAGATTCTGCAGCATTGA
- a CDS encoding amino acid ABC transporter permease: MKYEIEASLPPPPNTVGVIGWMRRNLFDGAVNSVATLVIGFLAVYWLIPVIQWMFIDADWLGDSREACTSGGACWVFIATRMDQFLYGFYPSGEYWRLNLSFIMLALLTAWLMIPSLGRKGLATFLTLVVYPIVTFYLLTGGAFGMPSVETHLWGGFSLNLILAVIGIVAAMPFGILLALGRRSEMPIVRSLSVVYIEIWRGVPLITVLFMASVMLPLFFPEDISFDKLLRAMIGIILFQSAYMAEVVRGGLQAIPKGQYEAADALGLSYWKKMILIILPQALKLMIPGIVNTFIALFKDTSLVVIIGLFDLLAIVQAASNDPDWIGYATEGYIFIALMFWVFCFGMSRYSQHLEQLLHTGHGGRN, translated from the coding sequence ATGAAATATGAAATTGAAGCTTCCCTGCCGCCGCCGCCCAATACCGTTGGCGTGATTGGCTGGATGCGGCGCAACCTGTTCGATGGCGCGGTCAATTCCGTCGCCACCCTGGTGATCGGATTTCTCGCCGTCTACTGGCTGATACCGGTTATACAGTGGATGTTTATCGATGCCGACTGGCTTGGCGACAGTCGGGAGGCCTGCACCAGCGGCGGCGCCTGCTGGGTGTTCATAGCCACACGCATGGATCAGTTCCTCTATGGTTTCTACCCCTCCGGGGAGTACTGGCGCCTGAACCTGTCGTTTATCATGCTGGCCCTGCTGACGGCCTGGCTGATGATCCCGAGCCTTGGGCGCAAGGGGCTGGCGACCTTCCTGACCCTGGTGGTCTATCCCATCGTCACCTTCTACCTGCTGACCGGCGGCGCCTTTGGCATGCCGTCGGTAGAGACTCACCTGTGGGGCGGCTTCAGCCTGAACCTGATACTGGCAGTCATCGGCATTGTTGCCGCCATGCCGTTCGGTATTCTGCTGGCGCTGGGCCGGCGCTCCGAAATGCCCATCGTGCGCTCGCTATCGGTGGTCTATATCGAGATCTGGCGTGGCGTGCCACTGATTACCGTACTCTTCATGGCCTCGGTCATGCTGCCGCTGTTCTTTCCCGAGGACATCAGCTTCGACAAACTGCTGCGGGCCATGATCGGCATCATCCTGTTCCAGTCGGCCTATATGGCGGAAGTCGTGCGTGGTGGCCTGCAGGCGATTCCCAAGGGTCAGTATGAAGCCGCCGACGCACTGGGCCTGAGCTACTGGAAGAAAATGATCCTGATCATTCTGCCCCAGGCGCTCAAGCTGATGATTCCCGGCATCGTCAACACCTTTATCGCCCTGTTCAAGGACACCAGCCTGGTGGTCATTATTGGCCTGTTTGACCTGCTGGCGATTGTGCAGGCGGCAAGCAACGACCCGGACTGGATCGGCTATGCCACCGAAGGCTATATCTTTATCGCCCTGATGTTCTGGGTCTTCTGCTTTGGCATGTCCCGTTACAGCCAGCATCTCGAACAGCTGCTGCATACCGGTCATGGCGGCCGTAACTAA
- a CDS encoding amino acid ABC transporter permease produces the protein MSEDKSKADKPDSLRAPGGETRFWNDPAKRALVFQALLLGLIGYFLFSIVNNTLHNLETRGITTGFGFLTEEAGFSIPLSLVEYTAADSYGRTFVVGLLNTILVSVLGIIAATLLGFVLGVARLSHNWMIAKLSSIYIEIFRNIPLLLQIFFWYFAVLRSLPSPRQSVEFLGSYLNIRGLSVPRPVAEDGMSMVFWALVAAIVLSFVLVRWAHRRQDATGKIFPSGWASFGLILGLPLLAFVIMGAPLSFDAPQLRGFNFTGGMTLMPELVALWLALTIYTSAFIAETVRGGILAVPNGQLEAASALGLPKARTLRLIVIPQAMRVIIPPLTSQYLNLTKNSSLATAIGYPDLVSVFAGTTLNQTGQAIEVISMTMAVYLALSLLTSLFMNWYNKRMALVER, from the coding sequence ATGTCCGAAGACAAATCCAAGGCCGACAAGCCGGACAGCTTGCGTGCCCCCGGCGGCGAAACCCGCTTCTGGAACGACCCCGCCAAGCGCGCGCTGGTCTTCCAGGCTTTACTGCTCGGCCTGATCGGCTATTTTCTCTTTTCCATTGTCAACAACACCCTCCACAACCTCGAAACCCGCGGCATTACCACCGGCTTTGGCTTTCTGACCGAAGAAGCCGGCTTCAGCATTCCCCTTTCCCTGGTCGAATACACCGCCGCCGACAGCTATGGCCGTACCTTCGTGGTCGGTTTGCTCAACACCATACTGGTGTCTGTGCTGGGCATTATCGCGGCAACACTGCTGGGATTCGTGCTCGGCGTTGCACGCCTGTCCCACAACTGGATGATCGCCAAGCTTTCCAGCATCTATATCGAGATTTTTCGTAATATCCCGCTGCTGCTGCAGATTTTTTTCTGGTACTTCGCAGTGCTGCGCTCACTGCCATCCCCCCGCCAGAGCGTCGAGTTTCTCGGCAGCTATCTCAACATACGTGGTCTCTCTGTCCCCCGCCCTGTTGCCGAAGACGGCATGAGCATGGTGTTCTGGGCCCTGGTCGCTGCCATCGTACTGAGCTTCGTGCTGGTGCGCTGGGCCCACCGGCGTCAGGACGCCACCGGGAAGATATTTCCCAGCGGCTGGGCCAGTTTCGGGCTGATCCTGGGGCTGCCGCTGCTCGCCTTCGTGATCATGGGCGCGCCCCTGTCCTTTGACGCACCGCAGCTACGGGGCTTCAACTTCACCGGCGGCATGACGCTCATGCCCGAGCTGGTTGCACTCTGGCTGGCGCTGACCATCTACACCTCGGCCTTTATCGCCGAAACCGTGCGTGGCGGCATTCTTGCGGTCCCCAACGGGCAGCTGGAAGCCGCGTCAGCACTGGGGCTGCCCAAAGCACGCACCCTGCGGCTGATCGTCATTCCCCAGGCCATGCGGGTCATTATCCCGCCGCTCACCAGCCAGTACCTGAACCTGACCAAGAACTCGTCCCTGGCCACCGCCATCGGCTACCCGGATCTGGTGTCCGTGTTCGCCGGCACAACGCTGAACCAGACCGGCCAGGCCATCGAAGTCATCTCCATGACCATGGCGGTTTACCTGGCGCTGAGCCTGCTCACCTCGCTGTTCATGAACTGGTACAACAAGCGCATGGCGCTGGTTGAACGCTAG